ATCTTGTCGTGGTGTTTGTCCACGAAGTTCACGACCTTCTGTTTGGGAATCATCTCGCCGTCGACGCGGATGCGTTCGCGGAAATCCTGCAGGTGGGGCGAGGTGAAAAGCCCCGTGCGGTAGCCGGCCTGCTGCAATACCGAGGCGATGATATGCGATACGGAACCTTTGCCGTTCGTGCCCGCCACGTGGATCGTGAAGAAATTGCGCTGGGGGTTGCCGATGTGGCGGCAGAATGCGGTGATGCGCTCCAATCCCGGCTTGTAGGCCGTTGCGCCTTTGGTTTCGAAGGCCGGCAGCGACTGGAAGAGGAATTCGAGGGTTTGGGTGTAATTCATATCGGGTTTCGGGTTTTATTTTACGAGGTGGTTCTTTTTCTTGGCCCGGTAGGCGATGTAGTAGAGCACACAGAGCAGCATCAGGTATTCGGAGATGCGTCCCAGGTAGTCGCCGTATCGGGTGTAGAAGGTAAGTTGGGAGTTGAGGGGTACGGCCGCTGTGAGCACGCCCCGTTTTTCCCAGCCGAGCGTCTGGCCTATGTCGCCGCGGGCCGATATGAAGCCCGACATGCCGGTGTTGGCCGACCGGGCGATGGCACGGCGGTGTTCGATGGCGCGCAGGCGCGAGATCGTGAAGAGGTGTTTGTAGCCGGGCGTGTCGCCCCACCAGCCGTCGTTGGAGATGATGGCCATGAACTGTGCCCCGCGGCGCACGAAATCGCCGAAGAAATCGCCGTAAAGTCCTTCGTAGCAGATTGCCGGGCCGGTTTTCACGCCCCGGTGTTCGAAGGCCGTGCCGTGCTGCCCCATGCCGATCTGTCCCACGACGCCGCCCAGGTCGATTACCAGGAATTGCAGGATGTCGAAAACGATCGTCGGGGTGTTTTCCACGCCGATCACCAGTTTGCCTTTGTGGTGCAGTTGCATGCGGCCTGCGGAGTCGAGCCCTACCGCCGTGTTGAATACGTCGTAGTAACCTTCGCCCAACCCGTCCCGGCGTGCCGTGCGGGGTTGTACCCCGGCGGCATAATAACGCAGGGTGTTGGCGCCCGTGACGAGCAGGGCCCCGGGGTGCGACCGGCGCAGGCTGTCGGCCAGCTCTTGCCAGAACATGCCCGGTTCGTCGGCCGGGCGGAATTCCGAAAGACCCGGTTCCCAGTAATGCCCCGGGACGGCAGTCTCGGGCAGCAGGATGAATTGCGCCCCGGCGGGCACCTGTGCCAAAAGGTCGGTGATGTTGTCTTGCT
This Alistipes onderdonkii DNA region includes the following protein-coding sequences:
- the lnt gene encoding apolipoprotein N-acyltransferase; the protein is MFRRLAAVILSVVLLSPGWLGMTGLTLPFAMIPLLWISASYDQTRRSWWRMFGWAALTFALWNISTVWWIWNATPVGPVAATLASTTLNMIAFMLFHTVAKKGPKALAYTLLIAGWIATEYWYTVGEFSWPWLILGNGFSHDIWLVQWYEYTGVFGGSLWVLLCNILFFEALRARRSIGRWIPAAGVLLLPAAVSLGIWWSWEQPDEGTAEVSVVQPNVDCYDKFNGRADWQQDNITDLLAQVPAGAQFILLPETAVPGHYWEPGLSEFRPADEPGMFWQELADSLRRSHPGALLVTGANTLRYYAAGVQPRTARRDGLGEGYYDVFNTAVGLDSAGRMQLHHKGKLVIGVENTPTIVFDILQFLVIDLGGVVGQIGMGQHGTAFEHRGVKTGPAICYEGLYGDFFGDFVRRGAQFMAIISNDGWWGDTPGYKHLFTISRLRAIEHRRAIARSANTGMSGFISARGDIGQTLGWEKRGVLTAAVPLNSQLTFYTRYGDYLGRISEYLMLLCVLYYIAYRAKKKNHLVK